A genomic segment from Lagenorhynchus albirostris chromosome X, mLagAlb1.1, whole genome shotgun sequence encodes:
- the LOC132513718 gene encoding melanoma-associated antigen B1-like has product MPRGQKSKLRAREKRHQTRRETQNLGGAQATAAQREESPSCPSSPSQGTPPSSPAAGPRQELQGAPATSSRAAGVSGPGSDVRAKGPVQARKNSSRASASGESFQRDPLIKKVGRLTEFLLEKYTVEEPIIKADLLKLVNKRYKGKFPEILRRAAECVQLIFGLELKEVKPGGDSYTLGSKLHVSDDGRQSSGWRFRKNGLLMLLLGVIFLHGDRASAEEIWEFLNGLGVYVGRCHIIFGEPRKLITEDLVQEKYLVYRQVRDSNPLRYEFLWGRRARAETTKMKVLEFVARVAGTVPSAFPVHYEDALRDEEDRARSQARAAARALTRIKASAPSKVMSSSSSHP; this is encoded by the coding sequence ATGCCTCGGGGGCAGAAGAGTAAGCTCCGTGCCCGCGAGAAGCGCCACCAGACCCGGAGGGAGACCCAGAATCTCGGGGGTGCTCAGGCCACTGCAGCACAGAGAGAAGAGTCGCCCTCGtgcccctcttctccttctcaggGTACTCCCCCGAGCTCCCCTGCTGCTGGCCCTCGCCAGGAGCTTCAGGGAGCCCCAGCCACTAGCTCTCGTGCTGCAGGGGTTTCAGGCCCAGGATCTGATGTGCGCGCCAAGGGCCCGGTTCAGGCAAGGAAAAATTCCTCCCGCGCCTCAGCCTCTGGTGAGAGCTTTCAGAGAGATCCTCTGATCAAGAAGGTGGGAAGGTTGACAGAATTCCTGCTGGAGAAGTATACAGTGGAAGAGCCCATTATAAAGGCAGACTTGCTGAAGCTTGTGAACAAAAGGTACAAGGGGAAGTTCCCTGAGATCCTCAGGAGAGCTGCTGAATGCGTTCAGCTGATCTTTGGTCTTGAGTTGAAGGAAGTCAAGCCGGGTGGTGATTCCTATACCCTTGGCAGCAAGCTACATGTCAGCGATGATGGGCGTCAGAGCAGTGGCTGGCGGTTTCGGAAGAATGGGCTTCTGATGCTTCTCCTCGGTGTGATCTTCTTGCATGGCGACCGTGCCTCTGCGGAGGAGATCTGGGAATTCCTGAATGGTTTGGGTGTTTATGTTGGAAGGTGTCACATAATCTTTGGGGAGCCCAGGAAGCTTATCACAGAAGATCTGGTGCAGGAAAAGTATCTGGTGTATCGTCAGGTGCGCGACAGCAATCCCCTGCGCTATGAGTTCCTGTGGGGCCGGAGAGCCCGCGCTGAAACCACCAAGATGAAAGTCCTGGAGTTTGTGGCCAGGGTCGCTGGTACCGTCCCCAGTGCCTTTCCAGTCCATTATGAAGATGCTTTGAGAGATGAGGAAGACAGAGCCCGATcccaagccagagctgcagccaggGCTCTAACTCGTATCAAGGCCAGTGCGCCTTCCAAGGTCATGTCTAGCAGTTCCTCCCACCCTTAG